One genomic region from Leptospira tipperaryensis encodes:
- a CDS encoding response regulator — MKIAANYSILLAEDDESNAELLIRHLERFNFEVEHVVDGVAAEIKLRKQRYDLIITDNRMPKQSGLSLLERIPETNRATPIIFLTISNEKETIIQAAHNKKLIAYLLKPVDTQILLEKICQGLGIRMDSLIDKKAFPFEMHPFSNSGHGVGIELKGCPYGKSIEKLVQEISFFLKELPSLRSIVIKVNPEFYYYKNGEQLLSTLRDRLAIKYEIKKEDISILNE, encoded by the coding sequence ATGAAAATCGCAGCTAACTATTCCATTCTTCTTGCGGAAGACGATGAAAGCAACGCAGAACTTCTCATTCGTCATTTGGAAAGATTCAATTTCGAAGTGGAACACGTGGTGGACGGAGTCGCGGCTGAAATCAAACTGAGAAAGCAACGTTATGATTTGATCATAACCGATAATAGAATGCCGAAACAAAGCGGACTCAGTCTTTTGGAAAGAATTCCGGAAACAAATCGTGCAACTCCGATTATCTTTTTAACGATAAGCAACGAAAAAGAAACGATCATTCAAGCGGCGCATAACAAAAAACTCATCGCCTATCTTTTGAAACCGGTAGATACTCAAATTCTACTGGAAAAGATTTGCCAAGGTCTTGGAATCCGAATGGATTCTCTCATTGATAAGAAAGCCTTTCCTTTCGAGATGCATCCTTTTTCAAACTCCGGTCACGGAGTAGGGATCGAGTTGAAGGGTTGTCCTTACGGTAAGAGCATTGAAAAACTCGTTCAGGAAATTTCTTTCTTTTTAAAGGAACTTCCAAGTTTGCGCAGTATTGTGATCAAGGTGAATCCTGAATTCTATTATTATAAGAATGGTGAACAATTGCTTTCCACTCTCAGAGACCGTCTTGCGATCAAATACGAAATCAAAAAGGAAGATATCAGCATTCTAAACGAATGA
- a CDS encoding GAF domain-containing SpoIIE family protein phosphatase: MSLAKNPVLDKGDLNPALHVLTESISRALDCERCSIWFYSETKTSIQCLDLFILSENSHNSGMELLQKDYPRYFEVLKEERLIVADDAVHDDSTKEFAPNYLVPLNILSMLDAPILMDGKLLGIICNEHVGKRHAWTLEEQTFVGSLADMIPRIFQAVERKKAEEELRKANERLEYTVRTRTRIILSQKEELEHQIKMAKKIQGALLPATLPKSKYLDLQYLYEPMMELGGDFVDFLYDEENYTLGFFICDVSGHGVSAALLASMVKMSYSNWGSFIQNPEFGVVHIYESLAGKFAGHFITAILGTLNVKTGEGRMTNAGHCPPVLLRRGKKPQVFNQTGALLTDLIPLKLETVPFHLDPGDRLVLYTDGIIEAFNSNREMFSEERLLSNLDSSENETLDGLCQKVFSEVNRFMGVAHEGFSDDLTLLALERK; this comes from the coding sequence ATGTCCCTGGCCAAAAATCCGGTTTTGGATAAAGGCGATTTGAATCCTGCGTTACACGTCCTTACGGAATCGATTTCAAGAGCCTTGGATTGTGAACGTTGTAGCATCTGGTTTTACAGTGAGACAAAAACTTCGATTCAATGTCTCGATCTCTTTATACTCTCCGAAAATTCTCACAACTCCGGAATGGAACTCCTTCAAAAAGACTATCCTCGTTATTTCGAAGTTCTCAAAGAAGAACGTTTGATCGTCGCCGACGACGCGGTTCACGACGACTCCACAAAAGAGTTTGCTCCGAATTATCTCGTTCCTTTGAACATTCTTTCGATGTTGGACGCTCCGATTCTTATGGATGGAAAACTTCTCGGAATCATCTGTAACGAACATGTGGGCAAACGCCATGCTTGGACCCTTGAAGAACAAACCTTTGTGGGTTCTCTTGCGGATATGATTCCAAGAATCTTTCAAGCGGTGGAAAGAAAGAAGGCGGAAGAAGAATTAAGAAAAGCGAATGAACGTTTGGAATATACGGTTAGAACAAGAACCAGAATCATTCTAAGTCAAAAGGAGGAGCTCGAACATCAAATCAAGATGGCAAAAAAAATTCAAGGAGCTCTTCTTCCCGCAACTCTTCCAAAATCAAAATATCTGGATCTTCAATATCTTTACGAACCTATGATGGAACTCGGCGGGGACTTTGTGGACTTTCTCTACGACGAGGAAAATTATACGCTTGGATTTTTTATCTGCGACGTTTCCGGTCACGGAGTTTCCGCGGCATTGCTCGCTTCGATGGTTAAGATGTCTTATTCGAACTGGGGGTCGTTTATTCAAAATCCTGAATTTGGAGTCGTTCATATTTACGAATCCCTTGCCGGAAAATTTGCGGGTCATTTTATCACCGCGATTCTCGGAACTCTAAACGTTAAAACCGGGGAAGGAAGAATGACCAACGCGGGTCATTGCCCGCCCGTTTTGCTTCGCAGAGGAAAAAAGCCACAGGTCTTTAATCAAACCGGAGCTTTGCTTACGGATTTAATTCCTTTAAAACTGGAAACCGTTCCCTTTCACTTGGATCCCGGAGATCGTCTGGTTCTTTATACCGATGGGATCATAGAAGCTTTTAATTCGAATCGAGAAATGTTTTCAGAGGAACGTTTGCTTTCCAATTTGGATTCTTCCGAAAACGAAACCCTGGATGGGCTTTGTCAGAAAGTTTTTTCTGAAGTAAATCGTTTTATGGGAGTGGCCCATGAGGGATTTTCGGACGACCTTACGCTTCTTGCTCTAGAAAGAAAATAA